A window of Macrotis lagotis isolate mMagLag1 chromosome X, bilby.v1.9.chrom.fasta, whole genome shotgun sequence contains these coding sequences:
- the RAB3A gene encoding ras-related protein Rab-3A isoform X1, whose translation MMASATDSRYGQKESSDQNFDYMFKILIIGNSSVGKTSFLFRYADDSFTPAFVSTVGIDFKVKTIYRNEKRIKLQIWDTAGQERYRTITTAYYRGAMGFILMYDITNEESFNAVQDWSTQIKTYSWDNAQVLLVGNKCDMEDERVVSSERGRQLAEHLGFEFFEASAKDNINVKQTFERLVDIICEKMSESLDTADPAVTGAKQGPQLTDQQAPPHQDCAC comes from the exons ATG ATGGCATCAGCCACAGACTCCCGCTATGGGCAAAAGGAATCCTCCGACCAGAACTTTGATTATATGTTCAAGATTCTCATCATTGGGAACAGCAGTGTAGGAAAGACATCCTTTCTCTTCCGGTATGCTGATGACTCGTTTACCCCAGCTTTTGTCAGCACTGTGGGCATAGATTTCAAAGTGAAGACCATCTATCGAAATGAGAAGAGGATCAAGCTGCAGATCTGG GACACAGCTGGACAGGAGAGATACCGGACCATCACCACGGCCTACTACCGAGGTGCCATGGGCTTCATCCTCATGTATGACATCACCAATGAGGAATCATTCAATGCTGTCCAGGACTG GTCAACCCAGATCAAAACGTACTCGTGGGACAATGCACAGGTGCTACTTGTGGGAAACAAGTGTGACATGGAGGATGAAAGGGTTGTTTCCTCTGAGAGGGGCCGGCAGCTAGCAGAACACCTGG GCTTTGAGTTCTTTGAGGCCAGCGCCAAGGACAATATCAATGTGAAACAGACCTTCGAGCGACTGGTGGACATCATCTGCGAGAAGATGTCAGAGTCTCTGGACACAGCCGACCCAGCCGTGACTGGAGCCAAGCAGGGGCCCCAGCTCACAGACCAGCAGGCACCCCCACACCAGGACTGTGCCTGTTAA
- the RAB3A gene encoding ras-related protein Rab-3A isoform X2, with protein MASATDSRYGQKESSDQNFDYMFKILIIGNSSVGKTSFLFRYADDSFTPAFVSTVGIDFKVKTIYRNEKRIKLQIWDTAGQERYRTITTAYYRGAMGFILMYDITNEESFNAVQDWSTQIKTYSWDNAQVLLVGNKCDMEDERVVSSERGRQLAEHLGFEFFEASAKDNINVKQTFERLVDIICEKMSESLDTADPAVTGAKQGPQLTDQQAPPHQDCAC; from the exons ATGGCATCAGCCACAGACTCCCGCTATGGGCAAAAGGAATCCTCCGACCAGAACTTTGATTATATGTTCAAGATTCTCATCATTGGGAACAGCAGTGTAGGAAAGACATCCTTTCTCTTCCGGTATGCTGATGACTCGTTTACCCCAGCTTTTGTCAGCACTGTGGGCATAGATTTCAAAGTGAAGACCATCTATCGAAATGAGAAGAGGATCAAGCTGCAGATCTGG GACACAGCTGGACAGGAGAGATACCGGACCATCACCACGGCCTACTACCGAGGTGCCATGGGCTTCATCCTCATGTATGACATCACCAATGAGGAATCATTCAATGCTGTCCAGGACTG GTCAACCCAGATCAAAACGTACTCGTGGGACAATGCACAGGTGCTACTTGTGGGAAACAAGTGTGACATGGAGGATGAAAGGGTTGTTTCCTCTGAGAGGGGCCGGCAGCTAGCAGAACACCTGG GCTTTGAGTTCTTTGAGGCCAGCGCCAAGGACAATATCAATGTGAAACAGACCTTCGAGCGACTGGTGGACATCATCTGCGAGAAGATGTCAGAGTCTCTGGACACAGCCGACCCAGCCGTGACTGGAGCCAAGCAGGGGCCCCAGCTCACAGACCAGCAGGCACCCCCACACCAGGACTGTGCCTGTTAA
- the MPV17L2 gene encoding mpv17-like protein 2 isoform X2, with product MSPPRARAAAGLLAACRPLFRGRLLLLTNTLGCGGLMAAGDGVRQAWERRRAERVPGPPPPLDLRRTARMFAVGCSMGPFLHYWYQWLDKLFPAMGFKGIRTILKKVLVDQLVASPLLGVWYFLGMGCLEGQSLDSACQELQEKFWEFYKADWCLWPAAQLVNFLYVPTHYRVMYVNSMTLGWDTYLSYLKHRVFC from the exons ATGTCTCCGCCCCGGGCGCGGGCCGCCGCGGGGCTGCTGGCCGCCTGCCGGCCGCTGTTCCGGGGCCGCCTGCTGCTGCTCACCAACACGCTGGGCTGCGGCGGCCTGATGGCGGCGGGGGACGGCGTGCGCCAGGCCTGGGAGCGGCGGCGCGCGGAGCGCGTGCCCGGGCCGCCCCCGCCCCTGGACCTGCGCCGCACGG CTCGCATGTTTGCCGTGGGCTGCAGCATGGGCCCCTTCCTGCACTACTGGTACCAGTGGCTGGACAAGCTCTTCCCTGCCATGGGCTTTAAAGGCATCCGGACCATCCTGAAGAAGGTCCTTGTGGACCAGCTGGTGGCCTCCCCGCTCCTGGGCGTCTGGTACTTCCTGG GGATGGGCTGCTTAGAGGGCCAGAGCCTGGACAGTGCCTGCCAGGAGCTGCAGGAGAAATTCTGGGAGTTTTACAAG GCTGATTGGTGTTTGTGGCCAGCAGCTCAGCTGGTGAACTTCCTTTATGTGCCCACCCATTACCGAGTGATGTATGTAAACAGCATGACCTTGGGCTGGGATACTTACCTGTCCTACCTCAAGCACCGG GTGTTCTGCTAG
- the MPV17L2 gene encoding mpv17-like protein 2 isoform X1, with amino-acid sequence MSPPRARAAAGLLAACRPLFRGRLLLLTNTLGCGGLMAAGDGVRQAWERRRAERVPGPPPPLDLRRTARMFAVGCSMGPFLHYWYQWLDKLFPAMGFKGIRTILKKVLVDQLVASPLLGVWYFLGMGCLEGQSLDSACQELQEKFWEFYKADWCLWPAAQLVNFLYVPTHYRVMYVNSMTLGWDTYLSYLKHRDCLPGHRDLASRTD; translated from the exons ATGTCTCCGCCCCGGGCGCGGGCCGCCGCGGGGCTGCTGGCCGCCTGCCGGCCGCTGTTCCGGGGCCGCCTGCTGCTGCTCACCAACACGCTGGGCTGCGGCGGCCTGATGGCGGCGGGGGACGGCGTGCGCCAGGCCTGGGAGCGGCGGCGCGCGGAGCGCGTGCCCGGGCCGCCCCCGCCCCTGGACCTGCGCCGCACGG CTCGCATGTTTGCCGTGGGCTGCAGCATGGGCCCCTTCCTGCACTACTGGTACCAGTGGCTGGACAAGCTCTTCCCTGCCATGGGCTTTAAAGGCATCCGGACCATCCTGAAGAAGGTCCTTGTGGACCAGCTGGTGGCCTCCCCGCTCCTGGGCGTCTGGTACTTCCTGG GGATGGGCTGCTTAGAGGGCCAGAGCCTGGACAGTGCCTGCCAGGAGCTGCAGGAGAAATTCTGGGAGTTTTACAAG GCTGATTGGTGTTTGTGGCCAGCAGCTCAGCTGGTGAACTTCCTTTATGTGCCCACCCATTACCGAGTGATGTATGTAAACAGCATGACCTTGGGCTGGGATACTTACCTGTCCTACCTCAAGCACCGG GACTGCCTCCCTGGCCACAGGGACCTTGCCTCCCGCACCGACTGA